Proteins from one Bactrocera neohumeralis isolate Rockhampton chromosome 3, APGP_CSIRO_Bneo_wtdbg2-racon-allhic-juicebox.fasta_v2, whole genome shotgun sequence genomic window:
- the LOC126752244 gene encoding transmembrane protein 214 encodes MSSSQWEVVTKSKKAKNLDKKVEAHTEKKRQAALLPKLEEILPSHEYRTLLSGKRGKENHSPAKSVSSSTKSKSSPIKKNANNSKDKTAKKEQSSQQQAKSKSTVSKPKSLESAMRSIEANDFATKLEQLKIVYPGSELLWLKGVASFFNEQLPFDCDPIFSGKSIYYPSNLASTALYNAIVDFLESVGEENLSYFYHTLLINMTMDLSKNMPIVGYKFILQLISQHWPHVASNNMAKIALLRNSYQNRSNICLSILWAIGQGGYKEITEGIKVWQNLMLPNLELKSYTKFVAEYLEKVLSAAKEDCTITLNQNEFFSFYNALKTHYPIPKENQETLGKCAHGFLIKYILSSSKHSNIFVTLFRNIDDFKRSRSELEGCLCCLVNGEDSFKVWKMNYKKQLTSSLLLFKEIEKQLDKADIDMLKLACSNTFQAFLDEAQRLNEELSLAKRKDPNLEDLIAVVKNVQEKTTQQKKKQIASEQKKCGGCCKWVLGSFVLIALIAGVLVYDTNVNGKGVFERSATGKILKNAGVLPHVEKAWYTTMGAAARGYKWAEKHVPPYAKPAGQLACDLFKLARNAACNVYGVVTEFVAAKLPVAASFLEQYVPGLPKKIENTSLAIKNVCVDVFGKAVVFFRTQVFIGRLSPENLSKALNQTQNAALDYYNQFHKKVDTYSKLK; translated from the exons atgtCCTCAAGTCAATGGGAAGTTGTTACGAAAtccaaaaaagctaaaaatctaGATAAGAAGGTAGAAGCTCATACAGAGAAAAAACGACAGGCGGCCTTACTCCCAAAACTAGAAGAAATTT tgCCTTCGCATGAATATCGAACTCTATTATCTGGTAAAAGAGGAAAAGAGAATCATTCACCAGCGAAGTCTGTCAGCTCTTCAACAAAATCGAAATCGTCTCCCATTAAGAAAAATGCCAACAATTCGAAAGATAAAACTGCTAAAAAGGAACAATCATCACAGCAACAAGCAAAGTCGAAATCAACAGTGTCCAAACCTAAAAGTTTAGAATCTGCTATGCGAAGTATTGAAGCCAATGATTTCGCCACTAAACTTGagcaattaaaaattgtttatcctGGTTCCGAATTGCTTTGGCTAAAAGGC GTTGCAAGCTTTTTTAACGAACAACTACCCTTCGATTGTGATCCCATTTTCTCAGGAAAATCGATCTATTATCCCAGTAATTTGGCAAGTACTGCACTTTACAATGCTATTGTCGATTTTTTGGAATCAGTAGGTGAAGAGAATTTGTCATATTTTTATCACACTTTGCTAATCAATATGACTATGGATCTCTCCAAAAATATGCCAATTGTGGGTTATAAG TTTATACTACAATTAATTAGTCAACATTGGCCACATGTTGCTTCAAATAACATGGCAAAAATTGCTTTGTTGCGTAACTCTTATCAAAATAGAAGCAACATTTGCCTAAGCATACTTTGGGCAATTGGTCAAGGTGGTTATAAAGAAATAACAGAAGGCATTAAAG TGTGGCAAAACCTAATGTTACCCAATCTGGAATTAAAGAGCTATACAAAATTTGTGGCTGaatatttagaaaaagttttatCTGCAGCCAAAGAAGA CTGCACAATAACTTTGAACCAAAACGAGTTCTTCTCGTTCTACAATGCTTTAAAAACACACTACCCCATTCCAAAAGAGAATCAAGAGACTCTTGGAAAATGTGCACATGGTTTTTTG ATCAAATACATTTTATCTAGCAGTAAACATTCGAACATATTTGTGACACTCTTTCGTAATATTGACGATTTCAAAAGGAGTCGTAGTGAGTTGGAAGGTTGCCTTTGCTGTCTTGTGAATGGTGAAGATAGTTTTAAAGTATGGAAGATGAATTATAAGAAGCAATTGACGTCCTCACTACTGCTCTTTAAAGAAATCG AAAAACAATTGGATAAGGCTGATATTGATATGCTAAAGCTAGCATGTTCTAACACATTCCAGGCTTTCCTAGACGAAGCTCAGAGACTGAATGAAGAATTGAGTTTAGCCAAGCGAAAAGACCCAAATTTAGAAGATTTGATAGCTGTTGTAAAG AATGTCCAAGAGAAAACAACACAacagaagaaaaaacaaatagcCAGCGAACAAAAGAAATGCGGCGGCTGTTGCAAGTGGGTTTTGGGTAGCTTTGTGCTAATCGCCCTAATTGCCGGCGTTCTAGTATATGACACAAATGTCAATGGCAAAGGTGTTTTCGAGCGTTCAGCTACAGGCAAAATACTAAAGAATGCTGGCGTATTGCCGCATGTGGAGAAAGCGTGGTACACAACGATGGGCGCTGCGGCAAGAGGCTATAAATGGGCCGAAAAACATGTGCCGCCTTACGCGAAACCTGCCGGTCAGCTGGCGTGTGACCTCTTCAAGTTGGCGCGCAACGCCGCCTGTAATGTATATGGTGTGGTCACCGAATTTGTTGCAGCAAAGCTGCCAGTGGCTGCTAGCTTT CTGGAACAATATGTTCCCGGTCTCCCTAAAAAGATCGAAAACACTTCTTTGGCGATCAAAAATGTGTGCgtcgatgtttttggaaaagcAGTGGTCTTTTTCAGAACACAGGTTTTCAT CGGCCGTCTCTCTCCTGAAAACCTAAGCAAAGCTCTCAACCAGACCCAAAATGCTGCACTTGATTACTACAATCAGTTCCATAAAAAGGTTGACACCTATTCAAAACTGAaatga
- the LOC126752750 gene encoding transmembrane protein 230 — protein sequence MPTIRRRHVSYGSIHDSESEGGRDDVDSLNFEFQDGELFYGSDQKLPWKTIFFVMFFLIVGTICLTTAGLIFTEVIDQTYVDRASPLLILGSLMIIPGGYYGYILMSILAKREGFSWDDIPEI from the exons atgccTACAATTCGTCGACGTCATGTATCCTATGGGAGCATTCATGATTCAGAAAGTGAGGGTGGCAGGGACGATGTGGATAGCCTTAACTTTGAGTTTCAAgatggagaacttttttatggTTCTGATCAAAAATTACCATGGAAAACGATATTCTTTGTGATGTTTTTTCTGATTGTTGGGACG ATTTGCTTGACGACTGCAGGACTAATTTTCACAGAAGTTATAGATCAAACTTATGTTGATCGAGCATCTCCGTTGCTTATTCTTGGCTCGCTAATGATTATACCGGGCGGTTACTATGGCTACATATTGATGTCAATCTTGGCAAAGCGTGAAGGATTTTCATGGGATGATATTCCGGAAATTTAA
- the LOC126752749 gene encoding thioredoxin-related transmembrane protein 2 homolog: protein MSLQKQLRELSKPYYWMNIVLSISYVVAKKLYPLCTRLFHHRGEEMCELDSRETEILFFLLIVVMIRSRKTGSVTMVNYLSASFLYTKVANVILWAYSDFRYGLAFLLVCVLVSTVLPEPSYRGPEHITYFRNMQTFEEELVRDKRINWIICFYTVWNPSCVNFAPIFAELSAEYNLENLKFGKVDIGRFPDVAQKYRISDSSFSRQLPTVILFKNGKEEERRPCGDSRGKLQKFFFSADNVRAAFGLNQLYKECVENPLKKTKQITTTVTAAVKKTQ, encoded by the coding sequence ATGTCGTTACAAAAACAGTTACGTGAACTTTCCAAACCGTATTACTGGATGAATATTGTCCTTTCAATTTCTTACGTAGTCGCTAAGAAACTCTACCCATTATGTACAAGGCTATTCCACCATCGGGGCGAGGAAATGTGTGAATTGGATAGCCGCGAAACAGAAATCTTATTTTTTCTGCTAATTGTGGTTATGATAAGATCACGTAAAACTGGAAGTGTAACCATGGTCAATTATCTATCCGCATCGTTCCTGTACACAAAAGTGGCCAATGTTATTCTTTGGGCATACAGTGATTTTAGATACGGTTTAGCATTCTTATTAGTATGCGTCCTAGTGAGCACTGTATTACCAGAGCCATCGTACCGTGGCCCTGAACATATCACCTACTTTCGTAACATGCAAACATTTGAAGAAGAATTGGTCCGGGATAAGCGAATCAATTGGATTATCTGTTTCTACACAGTGTGGAATCCGAGCTGTGTGAATTTTGCCCCAATTTTTGCTGAACTTTCTGCAGAatataatttggaaaatttgaagtttggTAAAGTTGACATTGGTCGATTCCCAGATGTTGCGCAAAAATATCGCATTTCTGATAGCAGCTTTTCACGACAATTACCAACTGTTATACTCTTTAAAAACGGAAAAGAGGAGGAACGACGACCTTGCGGAGATTCCAgaggaaaattacaaaaattcttcTTTTCAGCTGATAATGTAAGAGCCGCATTTGGTCTTAATCAACTTTATAAAGAATGTGTTGAAAATCCGTTGAAGAAAACTAAACAAATAACAACCACTGTGACAGCAGCAGTTAAGAAGACACAGTAA